In Paraburkholderia terrae, a genomic segment contains:
- the sctJ gene encoding type III secretion system inner membrane ring lipoprotein SctJ, producing the protein MSIRTFSPFAKRMLMGGVLIACALLAGCKKELYTGLAEEDVNEMTVALLERGVSADKSTPDGGKTYTLQVDDGDMVRAMQVLREKGLPHSKFDDLGSLFKKDGLVSTPTEERVRFIYGLSQELSGTLSHIDGVLVARVQIVIPNNDPLAQTIKPSSAAVFIKYRPGLELDALVPQIKNLVVHSVEGLSYDQVSVTGVAADQVDIDSRVPAHAPVWPFVLSGLFALMVAGIGVGYAFRARLSGIVAPLRASLASLARRLPGRRQKSA; encoded by the coding sequence ATGAGCATCAGAACCTTCTCTCCGTTCGCGAAACGCATGCTGATGGGCGGTGTGTTGATCGCATGCGCGCTGCTCGCGGGCTGCAAGAAAGAGCTGTACACGGGCCTTGCCGAAGAGGACGTCAACGAGATGACGGTCGCGTTGCTGGAGCGCGGTGTATCCGCCGACAAGAGCACGCCGGACGGCGGCAAGACCTATACGCTTCAGGTCGACGACGGCGACATGGTGCGCGCGATGCAGGTGCTGCGCGAAAAAGGCCTGCCACACAGCAAGTTCGACGATCTCGGCAGCCTGTTCAAGAAGGACGGTCTCGTGTCGACGCCAACGGAAGAGCGCGTGCGGTTCATCTACGGGTTGTCGCAGGAACTGTCGGGCACGCTGTCGCATATCGACGGCGTGCTGGTCGCGCGCGTGCAGATCGTGATTCCGAACAACGACCCGCTTGCGCAGACCATCAAGCCGTCGTCCGCCGCCGTGTTCATCAAGTACCGGCCGGGCCTCGAACTCGATGCGCTGGTGCCGCAGATCAAGAACCTCGTCGTGCATAGCGTCGAAGGGCTGTCGTACGACCAGGTCAGTGTGACAGGCGTGGCGGCGGATCAGGTGGATATCGATAGCCGCGTGCCTGCGCATGCGCCTGTCTGGCCGTTCGTGCTGAGCGGGCTGTTTGCGTTGATGGTGGCGGGCATCGGCGTGGGCTATGCGTTTCGTGCGCGGCTAAGCGGGATCGTCGCGCCGCTCAGGGCGAGCCTCGCGTCGCTCGCGCGGCGTTTGCCGGGACGCAGGCAGAAGTCGGCATGA
- a CDS encoding type III secretion protein yields MSAPKRQIAALSRAVSRRQRSEQDLRARLAQLVAARLPLVENEAQARGHAAELEAQARSYRERITAMMAGAEPFSIDTLTAIRLYAEEVNRHHAKACEAVKAAQHALIEHDAGIANTRREIAKNRGRIDLCEKRIGILQRVLDGIAADAEDEDIEETALARLARG; encoded by the coding sequence ATGAGCGCACCGAAACGGCAGATCGCCGCGTTGTCGCGCGCCGTATCGCGCCGTCAGCGCTCCGAGCAGGACTTGCGCGCGCGGCTCGCGCAACTCGTTGCGGCGCGCTTGCCATTGGTCGAAAACGAAGCGCAGGCGCGTGGGCATGCAGCGGAACTCGAAGCGCAGGCGCGTTCGTACCGCGAGCGCATCACCGCGATGATGGCGGGCGCGGAACCGTTTTCGATCGATACGTTGACGGCGATCCGCCTGTACGCGGAAGAAGTCAACCGGCACCACGCGAAGGCATGTGAAGCTGTGAAAGCCGCGCAACACGCGCTCATCGAGCACGACGCCGGAATCGCAAACACGCGCCGCGAGATCGCGAAGAACCGTGGCCGCATCGACTTGTGCGAAAAGCGCATCGGCATATTGCAGCGCGTGCTCGACGGCATCGCCGCCGACGCGGAAGACGAAGACATCGAGGAGACGGCGCTCGCGCGCCTTGCACGCGGATGA
- a CDS encoding type III secretion protein HrpB4 encodes MAASAAMPRQRSMHEPRLSPDHATQILLGWQRNARSALQWLHRDWLALALGIDRETHSEDALTALRERCDEACSIAMLRVLLPAPPTLEAFSATPATRLDALSVRTGLRVLRMQALLARRAEVRRLVDRTTRKRLAEWIGCPLDDLLGKAAPEAPSLADAKRERAGTRALGSLDADALALEGLAMLPLMGTHPMMLRLALPREHDEQAAANAKPSDDDCEDAFALLRERIGPLLPEYAWLSG; translated from the coding sequence ATGGCTGCGTCCGCCGCGATGCCACGGCAACGGTCTATGCACGAGCCGCGCCTTTCGCCAGATCATGCCACGCAGATTCTGCTCGGCTGGCAACGCAATGCGCGCAGCGCGTTGCAGTGGCTGCATCGGGACTGGCTCGCGCTTGCACTGGGCATTGATCGAGAGACGCACAGCGAAGATGCGCTAACCGCACTGCGCGAACGATGTGACGAAGCATGTTCGATCGCCATGTTGCGCGTGCTGCTGCCCGCGCCGCCGACGCTCGAAGCATTTAGCGCCACACCCGCCACACGTCTCGACGCGCTGTCTGTCAGGACGGGCTTGCGCGTGCTGCGAATGCAGGCGCTGCTGGCGCGTCGCGCGGAGGTGCGGCGTCTGGTCGATCGAACCACGCGCAAGCGCCTCGCGGAGTGGATCGGCTGCCCGCTTGACGATCTGCTCGGCAAGGCGGCGCCTGAAGCGCCGTCGCTTGCCGATGCGAAGCGCGAGCGCGCCGGAACACGCGCGCTCGGCTCGCTCGATGCCGATGCGCTCGCGCTCGAAGGGTTGGCGATGCTGCCGCTTATGGGCACGCACCCAATGATGCTGCGGCTCGCGCTGCCACGTGAACACGACGAGCAGGCCGCAGCGAACGCAAAGCCTTCGGATGACGACTGCGAAGACGCGTTCGCATTGCTGCGCGAGCGCATCGGCCCTCTTTTGCCGGAGTATGCATGGTTATCTGGCTAA
- a CDS encoding type III secretion protein translates to MSISTIAETAVHAAAEAAKPEALPQMPAPESVSRFEDLMQQPLAMPGNDATQHGGSHFVDAIRKQDGQMEAALEQVETLSANAGSLTPTQQIGAAAQVSLNLSLAQFDFQTKMAVVSASKSSAETLMKNQ, encoded by the coding sequence GCCGCCGCCGAGGCCGCAAAGCCCGAGGCGCTGCCGCAGATGCCCGCGCCCGAATCCGTCAGCCGTTTCGAAGACCTGATGCAGCAGCCGCTCGCCATGCCAGGCAACGACGCGACGCAGCACGGGGGCAGTCATTTTGTCGACGCGATCCGCAAGCAGGACGGCCAGATGGAGGCCGCGCTCGAACAGGTTGAAACACTGAGCGCGAACGCCGGATCGCTCACGCCGACGCAGCAGATCGGGGCGGCTGCGCAGGTGTCGCTGAACCTGTCGCTTGCGCAGTTTGATTTCCAGACGAAGATGGCCGTGGTGTCGGCGTCGAAGTCGTCGGCCGAAACGCTGATGAAGAACCAGTGA
- the sctN gene encoding type III secretion system ATPase SctN, producing the protein MSTTALKNHPQDPALADVFGLHEHGLRELGGAIEREIRALLPVRQTGKIAEVVGTLIKVAGIDLKLGELCELRTPQGKLLQHGEVIGFTREHAVVSPFAQLSEVSRATHVIGLQRPLSVPVGDALLGRVIDALGQPMDGRGPIEAEDSRPIFADPPNPMTRRMIEHPMVTGVRVIDAMTTLAEGQRMGIFAPAGVGKSTLLGMLARGAQCDINVIALIGERGREVREFVELILGEQGMARSVVVCATSDRSSSERAKAAYVATAIAEYFRDEGKRVLLMMDSLTRFARAGREIGLAAGEPPARRGFPPSVFAELPRLLERAGMGERGSITALYTVLAEDESGSDPIAEEVRGVLDGHLILSREIAAQNRYPAIDVLGSLSRVMSQVMPREFMASSARLRKLLAKHREVDMLLQIGEYQPGTNALADEAIAKIDALKAFLSQPTDAYADPAETEAALHELAQGDAQ; encoded by the coding sequence ATGAGCACCACGGCTTTGAAAAATCACCCGCAAGACCCGGCGCTGGCCGACGTATTCGGCCTGCACGAGCACGGCCTGCGCGAACTGGGCGGCGCGATCGAGCGCGAGATCCGCGCGCTGTTGCCCGTGCGTCAGACGGGCAAGATCGCCGAAGTGGTCGGCACGCTGATCAAGGTCGCGGGCATCGACCTGAAGCTCGGCGAGCTGTGCGAGCTGCGCACGCCGCAAGGCAAGCTGTTGCAGCATGGCGAAGTGATCGGCTTCACGCGTGAGCATGCCGTCGTGTCGCCGTTCGCGCAGTTGTCGGAAGTATCGCGCGCGACGCATGTGATCGGCTTGCAGCGGCCTTTGTCGGTGCCTGTCGGCGACGCGTTGCTCGGCCGCGTGATCGATGCGCTCGGCCAGCCGATGGACGGCCGTGGCCCGATCGAAGCGGAAGACAGCCGGCCCATTTTCGCCGACCCGCCGAACCCGATGACACGCCGCATGATCGAGCATCCGATGGTGACGGGCGTGCGCGTGATCGACGCCATGACGACGCTCGCCGAAGGCCAGCGCATGGGCATCTTCGCGCCAGCGGGCGTCGGCAAGAGCACCTTGCTCGGCATGCTGGCGCGCGGCGCGCAATGCGATATCAACGTGATCGCGTTGATTGGAGAACGCGGGCGCGAAGTGCGCGAATTCGTCGAGCTGATTCTCGGCGAGCAGGGCATGGCGCGCTCCGTCGTCGTATGCGCGACGTCGGACCGCTCGTCGAGCGAACGCGCGAAAGCAGCCTACGTCGCCACCGCGATTGCCGAGTACTTCCGCGACGAAGGCAAGCGCGTGCTGCTGATGATGGATTCGCTGACACGCTTTGCGCGCGCGGGCCGCGAGATCGGTCTTGCAGCGGGCGAGCCGCCCGCGCGGCGCGGCTTTCCGCCTTCCGTGTTCGCCGAGTTGCCGCGTCTGCTGGAGCGCGCGGGAATGGGCGAGCGCGGCTCGATCACGGCCCTTTACACGGTGCTCGCCGAAGACGAGTCGGGCAGCGATCCGATTGCCGAAGAAGTGCGCGGCGTGCTCGACGGCCACCTGATCCTGTCGCGCGAAATCGCCGCGCAAAACCGCTATCCCGCCATCGACGTGCTCGGCAGCCTGTCGCGCGTGATGTCGCAGGTGATGCCGCGCGAGTTCATGGCGTCGTCCGCGCGGCTGCGAAAGCTGCTCGCGAAGCATCGCGAGGTGGACATGCTGCTGCAGATCGGCGAATACCAGCCGGGCACCAATGCGCTCGCGGACGAAGCGATCGCGAAGATCGACGCGCTCAAGGCGTTCCTGTCCCAGCCGACGGACGCCTACGCGGACCCGGCTGAAACTGAGGCCGCGTTGCACGAACTTGCGCAGGGCGACGCACAATGA
- the sctL gene encoding type III secretion system stator protein SctL: MVIWLSRPREAHATSNTRKDKNEPRVGLVGDIVPRETFGMLATIDDVYGRVEAERQAILAAAQIEREQILRAARDEAKALVASAAREREAASERGYAEGVARGEAQWIERVAALSADAQRLQKGMRNRMAELVMLAVEQLVRAESAQALFARATDTIDRIVEGSANLRVSVHPADLDAARAAFGEFDARLRMLGRPVPLAVTADPRLEPGACVCESDLGIVDASLSTQLDSMRAAIVRALNTSLKTHSAQAETH; this comes from the coding sequence ATGGTTATCTGGCTAAGCCGTCCGCGCGAAGCGCACGCGACCAGCAACACGCGCAAGGACAAGAACGAACCGCGCGTCGGACTCGTCGGCGATATCGTGCCGCGCGAAACCTTCGGCATGCTCGCGACGATCGACGATGTCTACGGCCGCGTCGAGGCCGAACGCCAGGCGATTCTCGCCGCCGCGCAGATCGAGCGCGAGCAGATTCTTCGAGCGGCACGAGATGAAGCAAAGGCCCTCGTCGCATCGGCTGCGCGCGAGCGTGAAGCGGCGTCCGAACGAGGCTACGCGGAGGGCGTCGCGCGCGGAGAGGCGCAGTGGATCGAACGCGTTGCCGCGTTGAGCGCCGACGCGCAGCGCCTGCAAAAAGGCATGCGCAACCGGATGGCCGAACTCGTGATGCTCGCCGTCGAGCAACTGGTGCGCGCCGAAAGCGCGCAGGCGTTGTTCGCGCGGGCGACGGACACGATCGACCGCATCGTCGAAGGCTCGGCGAACTTGCGCGTGAGCGTGCATCCCGCCGATCTCGACGCGGCGCGTGCCGCGTTCGGCGAATTCGACGCGCGTCTGCGCATGCTGGGGAGGCCCGTGCCGCTTGCCGTAACAGCAGACCCTCGCCTGGAACCCGGCGCGTGCGTGTGCGAATCGGATCTGGGCATCGTGGATGCAAGCCTGTCGACACAACTCGATTCGATGCGCGCGGCAATCGTGCGGGCGTTGAATACCTCGCTGAAAACGCACAGCGCGCAAGCAGAGACACACTGA
- a CDS encoding helix-turn-helix transcriptional regulator has protein sequence MLVTYYFPYVSMLNAASVPSSVVDLIRNGHVHAAAANVQRLVDSHDDAPPATLLQLQGDLQLSLGMEVDADDSYREAQKRMRDDKDGMRFASCRNAGWQALFRYRYGTAMSCFMQIADHPLASVALRLDALFGAFGVLFSVGRLRDADAVLDTLEDLLDDATSDGAFHQADGWQRLLSTVRFDVEAQSTLRSRAALSDHIYWQVGLTGDAAPRVAPQRPAALRLLTGAIEDQLLRGRVEFLDGLARLADGERDPQQQIVAHAEWAGKQGIQNYQSAVRIEIVLASLAGGVSSLAESVLVLLTAEVRMPQSHRQLEYLYCLAKLRHLQGRSGESLEVYTRYALAAVNCIRDEAGALARYGQRIARAPEQLDDIGTRLPARYRRAYRYLLDNLERKDLSIREIAAQIGVTDRALQSAFKTSLGSTPTEIIRRLRMERIRAELEADDSAHEQGILATAVKWGVSNRSTLVNSYRREFNESPSDTLNR, from the coding sequence ATGCTCGTTACCTACTACTTCCCGTATGTGTCGATGCTCAACGCAGCGTCGGTGCCTTCCAGCGTCGTCGACCTGATCCGCAACGGCCATGTGCATGCTGCGGCGGCGAACGTGCAGCGGCTCGTCGATAGTCACGACGATGCGCCGCCCGCCACGCTGCTGCAGTTGCAGGGCGATCTGCAACTGTCGCTCGGCATGGAGGTCGATGCCGACGACTCCTACCGCGAAGCGCAAAAGCGCATGCGCGACGACAAGGACGGCATGCGCTTCGCGTCGTGCCGCAACGCGGGCTGGCAGGCGCTGTTCCGTTACCGCTACGGCACCGCGATGTCGTGCTTCATGCAGATCGCCGATCATCCGCTGGCGAGCGTGGCGCTGCGGCTCGATGCGCTGTTCGGCGCATTCGGCGTGCTGTTCAGCGTGGGCCGTCTGCGCGATGCGGATGCCGTGCTCGATACGCTCGAAGATCTGCTCGACGATGCGACGTCGGACGGCGCGTTTCATCAGGCCGACGGCTGGCAGCGTCTGTTGAGCACGGTGCGCTTCGACGTCGAAGCACAGAGTACGCTGCGCTCGCGTGCCGCGCTGTCCGATCATATCTACTGGCAAGTGGGCCTGACGGGCGACGCCGCGCCGCGCGTCGCGCCGCAACGGCCCGCCGCGTTGCGACTGTTGACGGGCGCGATTGAAGACCAGTTGCTGCGTGGGCGCGTCGAGTTTCTCGATGGGCTGGCGCGACTGGCGGACGGCGAGCGCGACCCGCAGCAGCAGATCGTTGCGCATGCGGAGTGGGCGGGTAAGCAGGGCATCCAGAACTATCAGAGCGCGGTGCGTATCGAGATCGTGCTCGCGAGTCTTGCGGGAGGTGTTTCGTCGCTGGCCGAGTCGGTGCTTGTGTTGCTGACTGCCGAGGTGCGCATGCCGCAGAGCCATCGGCAACTGGAGTATCTGTATTGCCTCGCGAAGCTGCGCCATCTGCAGGGACGCAGCGGTGAATCGCTGGAGGTGTACACGCGCTATGCGCTGGCCGCCGTCAATTGCATCCGCGACGAAGCGGGCGCACTCGCGCGCTACGGCCAGCGCATCGCGCGCGCGCCGGAACAGCTCGACGATATCGGCACGCGGTTGCCTGCGCGTTACCGGCGCGCCTATCGCTATCTGCTCGACAACCTGGAGCGCAAGGATCTGTCGATCCGCGAAATCGCCGCGCAGATCGGCGTGACGGATCGCGCGCTGCAGAGCGCGTTCAAGACGAGTCTCGGCTCGACGCCGACCGAGATCATCCGCCGCCTGCGCATGGAGCGCATCCGCGCCGAACTCGAAGCCGACGACAGCGCGCACGAGCAAGGCATTCTCGCGACAGCCGTGAAGTGGGGCGTCAGCAACCGCTCGACGCTCGTCAACAGCTACCGCCGCGAATTCAACGAATCGCCTTCGGACACGCTGAACCGCTGA
- the sctT gene encoding type III secretion system export apparatus subunit SctT: MNELLQFYGPWLLKHLAVLGVCSLRLYAIMTLFPPTADGVLQGRLRNGVALSFSLFVALAQPESFADSLTGFALVITSLRETLIGVVMGFAAATVFWVAEGAGIYLDNLTGYNNAQLSNPMLSQQSTPSATLLGQIATVAFWSLGGMQFLLEALYESYRWWPVASTKPMSTEFLAVFAMHQTDTLMQTIAKLAAPMLLVLLLIDLGANLASKAAQKLDLSALSQPIKGAVTVLMLAVFAGLFVHQVQDQLDLRLFKVQVRAIAQMSDRDTDLKPGAQPHRNDVSP; the protein is encoded by the coding sequence ATGAACGAGCTGTTGCAGTTTTACGGCCCCTGGTTGCTCAAGCACCTTGCCGTGCTCGGCGTCTGCTCGCTGCGGCTCTACGCGATCATGACGCTGTTTCCGCCCACCGCCGACGGCGTGCTGCAAGGCCGCTTGCGCAACGGCGTTGCGTTGAGCTTCTCGCTGTTCGTCGCGCTGGCGCAGCCGGAGTCGTTCGCCGATTCGCTGACGGGCTTCGCGCTGGTGATCACGAGCTTGCGCGAAACGCTGATCGGCGTCGTGATGGGTTTCGCGGCGGCGACGGTGTTCTGGGTCGCGGAGGGCGCGGGCATTTATCTCGACAATCTGACGGGCTACAACAACGCGCAGTTGAGCAACCCGATGCTGTCGCAGCAATCCACGCCCTCTGCGACGCTGCTCGGCCAGATCGCGACCGTGGCGTTCTGGTCGCTCGGCGGCATGCAGTTTTTGCTGGAGGCGCTGTACGAGTCGTATCGATGGTGGCCAGTTGCATCGACGAAGCCGATGTCGACGGAGTTTCTCGCCGTGTTCGCGATGCATCAGACGGACACGCTGATGCAGACCATCGCGAAGCTCGCCGCGCCGATGCTGCTCGTGCTGCTGCTGATCGACCTCGGTGCGAATCTCGCGTCGAAGGCCGCGCAGAAACTCGATCTGAGCGCCTTGAGTCAACCGATCAAGGGCGCGGTGACGGTGCTGATGCTGGCCGTCTTCGCGGGGCTTTTTGTACACCAGGTGCAGGACCAGCTCGACTTGCGGCTCTTCAAGGTGCAGGTTCGCGCAATCGCGCAGATGAGCGACCGCGACACCGATCTGAAGCCCGGCGCGCAACCGCACCGCAACGATGTGTCGCCGTGA